TTGAACTGGTTGATCTCAGCGTCCCGGTGATTATCCGCCACCAGCCGGATATAGGTTCCTTCACTGTAATCAATGGTGGACAGCGAACGGTTAATGGTCTCAATCTTGTCCTTAATGGTTTGCTGCTGCTGATCGAGCCAGTTCTGGAACATTGCCATGTTATTAATGGTGCCTTCATTCAGCATCTGCTTGAAGCGTTCTTCATGGCGTGGCAAATCCTCACCCGTCAACGTTCTCAGCATCTCACCGAACTCACCGGCTGACGCCATGGAAGCGTCTACTTCCCTGGTTTCATTGGGGTAGGCGTTTTTATAGTCAGCCATCTGCCCAGTGATATTCGACGACAGGTTTCTTGCACTGCGTTCCTTGCTGTCCAGACGATCCTGCAACCATTTCCGCACAGCGACCTGACTGCTGTCACAATTCTCTATGGTGATTTTCTTGCCTTCCAGGGCCTCTTCTTCAAGCTCAACAAGGGTTTCAAAGCTGCTGGCTTTTAGTTCATCGGACACATCATTCAGTTGCTGTTCTGCCTGTTTCCTGAGGGAATGGTCCTGCTTCAGTTTTTCAACAGCAGCACCCGACTCCCTGATAAGCTTTCTTTCCAGGTCTTCCCTTTCCTGAATCTGCACTTCAGTACTCACCAGCCGTTCCCGCAGGGTCTTGAGAATATCCGAACCGGCTTCCAGTTCTTTCTTCTCCGCTTCCAGGGATTGAATGCTCAGAGCCAGCGGCTGCCAGTTAATATCGCCAAAGGACTGAAAATTTAATAACAGTTTCAGCTTGACCTGACTGTCGGCGAGCTTTTTAAGCTTTCTGGTAAATTCAGTCTGCACGCCAGCAGCAGCCTGAATGTCTTTTTCCAGCAGGTTCCGGCGGGTTTCCAGCGCCAGTATCTTTTCCCGGTTACTCCAGCCCAGCACAAACCGTGACCGGTCATCAATACGATAACGGTCATCTTTCTCGTGACGGCTGCCACTGCTTTTTATCTGCCCGGTGGCGGTTATGCAGCGTGATTCCTTGCGGAATTCGTCCAGACTGTTACAGCAAATGTAGTCAAACCGTTGCAGCAGCTCATGTTCCAGCCAGCTGTAAAAACCACTGTCGGTTTTTATAGACAGTTTCCGGCAGAGAGAGCGTTTATCAACTGAATTATGGGGGTGCTTTGCTGGTGTACGGACACGGTAGTATACCAGCCGTCCTTTCAGGTGAGTCTGGTTCACATAGCGAGCCACAGTGTCATAATGTTCCTCAGGCACCAGCAGACTCAGGGCAAAGTTGTGCAGTAGCCGTTCTACCGCACCCTCCCACTGTTTTTCCTCCTCACGCACCTGAAGCAGCTCACCAGCGAAAGGCAGTGTGTCTTCCGATAAATTGAGACTGCTGCACAGGGCTTCCCGAATAGACAGATTCCGGCTGGGGATATTGGATTTACGACCTTTCAGCGAGTCGATTTCACTACTTAAGGTCTTATGCTCATCCCGCAACTGTTTTAAACTGACCGCCTGCTCAACCTGCTCGTTTTGTAATTCAGCCTGCTGCTTTTCCAGACGATCCTGACTTTCTGCCGCTTCTTCACGATTCGCAAAAAACACATTGTCGTCTGTAGGTTCCGGCATATCCAGATGACGGCACAAGGCCAGATAGTCATCGCTGCTTTTGACCAGACGATCTTTTTCCCGGCTTAGTCGCTCTATTTCGGTTTTCAACTCAGACAGTCGCTGACCGCCATTCTGCTCGATGGAACGCTCCGTTTCCCGCAGGCTGGCCCGAAGGTCTTCCAGAGAAAGCAGCACTTCATTCAGACGGCTCTCCAGCTTTTTCTGATCCTGCTCCCGACGCTGGATGCGCTGGTCAAGCAGCGTTATTTTTTTATCGGCAAAATAACCGTAAAGCGCGTCCCGGCACTGTTTGAAGGACTGTATCGCAGCTTCCAGTTCTTCATACCGCTGGCAGTCGTCTACCATTGGCTGTAGCAGCTCAATCTGCTGCCGGGCTTTTAACACCGCCTCGTGGGCGCGGTTCAGGTTATCAAACTGACGACTGAGTTCTTCTACCTTGTCACCGACATCGGTGCTTTCCAGCATATGACTGCGGACAAAGTCGGTCAGATTACCCACCGACTTCATTGACACGGTCTGATAGAGCAAATCCATGGCCTGATCGTTCTCGATACCCATCTGGCGACGGAACTCGGCCTGGTACTGGGAAAAACTGTCAAAGACTTTTAAATGCTCAACCCGCTTCAGTTTTTTCTTCAGGTCAGCGATATCACTGCCAAAGTTACTGAAGTGTTTATTAATGGACAGTGGCTTGCGCGCCACAATAAAAAAGCGTTCCGGAGAATTGTTATTGTCCCGGCTCCAGAACACCTGGGCCAGGGTTATGGTCTGGTCAAAGCCTTCATTAACAAACCGTGCCAGCAGTACGCTGTAACTGTTGTGGTCACGCAGGGCCACCGCTTTGGC
Above is a genomic segment from Endozoicomonas euniceicola containing:
- a CDS encoding ATP-binding protein; protein product: MQNQAFDFSSDQSRAGFRLQGLEVLNWGTFHKKIWTAKPDGNNSLLTGDIGSGKSTLVDAMTTLLVPSQKITYNKAAGAETRERNMTSYVRGYFKSAKDDDTLSAKAVALRDHNSYSVLLARFVNEGFDQTITLAQVFWSRDNNNSPERFFIVARKPLSINKHFSNFGSDIADLKKKLKRVEHLKVFDSFSQYQAEFRRQMGIENDQAMDLLYQTVSMKSVGNLTDFVRSHMLESTDVGDKVEELSRQFDNLNRAHEAVLKARQQIELLQPMVDDCQRYEELEAAIQSFKQCRDALYGYFADKKITLLDQRIQRREQDQKKLESRLNEVLLSLEDLRASLRETERSIEQNGGQRLSELKTEIERLSREKDRLVKSSDDYLALCRHLDMPEPTDDNVFFANREEAAESQDRLEKQQAELQNEQVEQAVSLKQLRDEHKTLSSEIDSLKGRKSNIPSRNLSIREALCSSLNLSEDTLPFAGELLQVREEEKQWEGAVERLLHNFALSLLVPEEHYDTVARYVNQTHLKGRLVYYRVRTPAKHPHNSVDKRSLCRKLSIKTDSGFYSWLEHELLQRFDYICCNSLDEFRKESRCITATGQIKSSGSRHEKDDRYRIDDRSRFVLGWSNREKILALETRRNLLEKDIQAAAGVQTEFTRKLKKLADSQVKLKLLLNFQSFGDINWQPLALSIQSLEAEKKELEAGSDILKTLRERLVSTEVQIQEREDLERKLIRESGAAVEKLKQDHSLRKQAEQQLNDVSDELKASSFETLVELEEEALEGKKITIENCDSSQVAVRKWLQDRLDSKERSARNLSSNITGQMADYKNAYPNETREVDASMASAGEFGEMLRTLTGEDLPRHEERFKQMLNEGTINNMAMFQNWLDQQQQTIKDKIETINRSLSTIDYSEGTYIRLVADNHRDAEINQFKIDMRNCLDSTLTTDNTETYAENKFVQVKTIIERFNGREGQTELDKRWTKKVTDVRNWFLFNASERYREDDSEKEFYSDSAGKSGGQKEKLAYTILAAALAYQFGLEWGETRSRSFRFVMIDEAFGRGSDESARYGLELFRKLNLQLLIVTPLQKIHVIEDYVSSVHFVHNEGGCNSVLRNLSIEQYHKEKEQVAEQQRSSEAVTLN